In Strix uralensis isolate ZFMK-TIS-50842 chromosome 10, bStrUra1, whole genome shotgun sequence, a single window of DNA contains:
- the TMCC1 gene encoding transmembrane and coiled-coil domains protein 1 isoform X6, with product MRGERAVLSRRAQIERLEVSSLAQTSSAVASSTDGSINADSVDGTPDPQRTKVAITHLQQKILKLTEQIKIEQTARDDNVAEYLKLANNADKQQSARIKQVFEKKNQKSAQTILQLQKKLEHYHRKLREIEQNGIPRQPKDVFRDMHQGLKDVGAKVTGFSEGVVDSVKGGLSSFSQATHSAAGAVVSKPREIASLIRNKFGSADNIANLKDSLEEGQEDGTGGKTLGVIQNFQSSPKYGSEEDCSSATSGSVGANSTTGGPVGASSSKTNTLDMQSSGFDAILHEIQEIRETQARLEESFEDLKVRYQRDYSLIMQTLQEERYRCERLEEQLNDLTELHQNEILNLKQELASMEEKIAYQSYERARDIQEALEACQTRISKMELQQQQQQVVQLEGLENATARNLLGKFINILLAVMAVLLVFVSTVANCVVPLMKTRNRTFSTLFIVVFIAFLWKHWDAITGYLERFLSPSR from the exons ATGCGCGGGGAGCGGGCGGTGCTGTCCCGCCGGGCCCAG ATCGAGCGGCTGGAAGTCAGCAGCCTCGCGCAGACCTCCAGTGCGGTGGCCTCGAGCACCGATGGCAGCATCAACGCGGACTCTGTGGATGGGACCCCAGACCCGCAGCGAACGAAAGTGGCTATCACACACCTGCAGCAGAAGATCCTGAAGTTGACTGAGCAGATCAAAATCGAACAAACGGCCCGCGATGACAACGTGGCAGAGTACCTGAAACTGGCCAACAATGCAGACAAGCAGCAGAGCGCCCGCATCAAGCAAGTgtttgagaagaaaaatcaaaagtcAGCCCAGACCATCTTGCAGCTGCAGAAGAAACTAGAACATTACCATCGAAAACTGCGAGAGATTGAGCAGAATGGGATCCCTCGGCAGCCGAAGGACGTCTTCAGGGATATGCATCAGGGTTTGAAAGATGTGGGAGCGAAAGTCACTGGCTTCAGCGAGGGCGTCGTAGACAGTGTAAAAGGGGGGCTTTCCAGCTTCTCCCAAGCCACGCATTCGGCAGCAGGAGCTGTGGTTTCCAAACCCCGGGAGATTGCCTCCCTCATAAGGAACAAATTTGGGAGCGCAGACAACATTGCTAATCTGAAAGACTCCCTGGAAGAAGGCCAGGAAGATGGGACAGGAGGCAAGACTCTAGGTGTTATTCAGAACTTCCAGTCAAGCCCAAAATATGGCAGTGAAGAGGATTGCTCCAGTGCCACGTCGGGCTCGGTGGGAGCCAACAGCACAACGGGGGGCCCTGTGGGAGCTTCTAGCTCCAAAACAAACACTCTGGATATGCAGAGCTCAGGGTTTGATGCAATACTGCATGAGATTCAAGAGATTCGGGAGACACAGGCAAGACTGGAAGAATCATTTGAGGACCTTAAGGTTCGCTATCAGCGGGATTACTCGTTAATAATGCAGACGCTACAGGAGGAGCGGTACAG ATGTGAAAGACTCGAAGAGCAGCTAAATGACCTGACGGAGCTCCACCAGAATGAGATCCTCAATTTAAAACAGGAGCTGgccagcatggaggagaaaatTGCCTATCAGTCCTACGAGCGAGCCCGGGACATCCAG GAGGCCCTGGAAGCGTGCCAGACCCGCATCTCCAagatggagctgcagcagcagcagcagcaagtggtGCAGCTGGAGGGGCTGGAGAACGCCACGGCCAGGAACCTGCTGGGGAAGTTCATCaacatcctcctggctgtcatgGCCGTCCTCCTTGTCTTCGTCTCCACTGTGGCCAACTGCGTCGTGCCCCTCATGAAGACTCGCAATAGGACGTTCAGCACTTTATTTATAGTGGTTTTCATTGCCTTTTTGTGGAAGCACTGGGACGCCATCACCGGCTACTTGGAACGGTTCTTGTCTCCCTCCAGATGA
- the TMCC1 gene encoding transmembrane and coiled-coil domains protein 1 isoform X7 → MEGSPPASETIERLEVSSLAQTSSAVASSTDGSINADSVDGTPDPQRTKVAITHLQQKILKLTEQIKIEQTARDDNVAEYLKLANNADKQQSARIKQVFEKKNQKSAQTILQLQKKLEHYHRKLREIEQNGIPRQPKDVFRDMHQGLKDVGAKVTGFSEGVVDSVKGGLSSFSQATHSAAGAVVSKPREIASLIRNKFGSADNIANLKDSLEEGQEDGTGGKTLGVIQNFQSSPKYGSEEDCSSATSGSVGANSTTGGPVGASSSKTNTLDMQSSGFDAILHEIQEIRETQARLEESFEDLKVRYQRDYSLIMQTLQEERYRCERLEEQLNDLTELHQNEILNLKQELASMEEKIAYQSYERARDIQEALEACQTRISKMELQQQQQQVVQLEGLENATARNLLGKFINILLAVMAVLLVFVSTVANCVVPLMKTRNRTFSTLFIVVFIAFLWKHWDAITGYLERFLSPSR, encoded by the exons ATCGAGCGGCTGGAAGTCAGCAGCCTCGCGCAGACCTCCAGTGCGGTGGCCTCGAGCACCGATGGCAGCATCAACGCGGACTCTGTGGATGGGACCCCAGACCCGCAGCGAACGAAAGTGGCTATCACACACCTGCAGCAGAAGATCCTGAAGTTGACTGAGCAGATCAAAATCGAACAAACGGCCCGCGATGACAACGTGGCAGAGTACCTGAAACTGGCCAACAATGCAGACAAGCAGCAGAGCGCCCGCATCAAGCAAGTgtttgagaagaaaaatcaaaagtcAGCCCAGACCATCTTGCAGCTGCAGAAGAAACTAGAACATTACCATCGAAAACTGCGAGAGATTGAGCAGAATGGGATCCCTCGGCAGCCGAAGGACGTCTTCAGGGATATGCATCAGGGTTTGAAAGATGTGGGAGCGAAAGTCACTGGCTTCAGCGAGGGCGTCGTAGACAGTGTAAAAGGGGGGCTTTCCAGCTTCTCCCAAGCCACGCATTCGGCAGCAGGAGCTGTGGTTTCCAAACCCCGGGAGATTGCCTCCCTCATAAGGAACAAATTTGGGAGCGCAGACAACATTGCTAATCTGAAAGACTCCCTGGAAGAAGGCCAGGAAGATGGGACAGGAGGCAAGACTCTAGGTGTTATTCAGAACTTCCAGTCAAGCCCAAAATATGGCAGTGAAGAGGATTGCTCCAGTGCCACGTCGGGCTCGGTGGGAGCCAACAGCACAACGGGGGGCCCTGTGGGAGCTTCTAGCTCCAAAACAAACACTCTGGATATGCAGAGCTCAGGGTTTGATGCAATACTGCATGAGATTCAAGAGATTCGGGAGACACAGGCAAGACTGGAAGAATCATTTGAGGACCTTAAGGTTCGCTATCAGCGGGATTACTCGTTAATAATGCAGACGCTACAGGAGGAGCGGTACAG ATGTGAAAGACTCGAAGAGCAGCTAAATGACCTGACGGAGCTCCACCAGAATGAGATCCTCAATTTAAAACAGGAGCTGgccagcatggaggagaaaatTGCCTATCAGTCCTACGAGCGAGCCCGGGACATCCAG GAGGCCCTGGAAGCGTGCCAGACCCGCATCTCCAagatggagctgcagcagcagcagcagcaagtggtGCAGCTGGAGGGGCTGGAGAACGCCACGGCCAGGAACCTGCTGGGGAAGTTCATCaacatcctcctggctgtcatgGCCGTCCTCCTTGTCTTCGTCTCCACTGTGGCCAACTGCGTCGTGCCCCTCATGAAGACTCGCAATAGGACGTTCAGCACTTTATTTATAGTGGTTTTCATTGCCTTTTTGTGGAAGCACTGGGACGCCATCACCGGCTACTTGGAACGGTTCTTGTCTCCCTCCAGATGA
- the TMCC1 gene encoding transmembrane and coiled-coil domains protein 1 isoform X2: protein MPPWSVEIFFFQAFDRFCSVEGLLYVSHAKGQVMEIERLEVSSLAQTSSAVASSTDGSINADSVDGTPDPQRTKVAITHLQQKILKLTEQIKIEQTARDDNVAEYLKLANNADKQQSARIKQVFEKKNQKSAQTILQLQKKLEHYHRKLREIEQNGIPRQPKDVFRDMHQGLKDVGAKVTGFSEGVVDSVKGGLSSFSQATHSAAGAVVSKPREIASLIRNKFGSADNIANLKDSLEEGQEDGTGGKTLGVIQNFQSSPKYGSEEDCSSATSGSVGANSTTGGPVGASSSKTNTLDMQSSGFDAILHEIQEIRETQARLEESFEDLKVRYQRDYSLIMQTLQEERYRCERLEEQLNDLTELHQNEILNLKQELASMEEKIAYQSYERARDIQEALEACQTRISKMELQQQQQQVVQLEGLENATARNLLGKFINILLAVMAVLLVFVSTVANCVVPLMKTRNRTFSTLFIVVFIAFLWKHWDAITGYLERFLSPSR, encoded by the exons ATCGAGCGGCTGGAAGTCAGCAGCCTCGCGCAGACCTCCAGTGCGGTGGCCTCGAGCACCGATGGCAGCATCAACGCGGACTCTGTGGATGGGACCCCAGACCCGCAGCGAACGAAAGTGGCTATCACACACCTGCAGCAGAAGATCCTGAAGTTGACTGAGCAGATCAAAATCGAACAAACGGCCCGCGATGACAACGTGGCAGAGTACCTGAAACTGGCCAACAATGCAGACAAGCAGCAGAGCGCCCGCATCAAGCAAGTgtttgagaagaaaaatcaaaagtcAGCCCAGACCATCTTGCAGCTGCAGAAGAAACTAGAACATTACCATCGAAAACTGCGAGAGATTGAGCAGAATGGGATCCCTCGGCAGCCGAAGGACGTCTTCAGGGATATGCATCAGGGTTTGAAAGATGTGGGAGCGAAAGTCACTGGCTTCAGCGAGGGCGTCGTAGACAGTGTAAAAGGGGGGCTTTCCAGCTTCTCCCAAGCCACGCATTCGGCAGCAGGAGCTGTGGTTTCCAAACCCCGGGAGATTGCCTCCCTCATAAGGAACAAATTTGGGAGCGCAGACAACATTGCTAATCTGAAAGACTCCCTGGAAGAAGGCCAGGAAGATGGGACAGGAGGCAAGACTCTAGGTGTTATTCAGAACTTCCAGTCAAGCCCAAAATATGGCAGTGAAGAGGATTGCTCCAGTGCCACGTCGGGCTCGGTGGGAGCCAACAGCACAACGGGGGGCCCTGTGGGAGCTTCTAGCTCCAAAACAAACACTCTGGATATGCAGAGCTCAGGGTTTGATGCAATACTGCATGAGATTCAAGAGATTCGGGAGACACAGGCAAGACTGGAAGAATCATTTGAGGACCTTAAGGTTCGCTATCAGCGGGATTACTCGTTAATAATGCAGACGCTACAGGAGGAGCGGTACAG ATGTGAAAGACTCGAAGAGCAGCTAAATGACCTGACGGAGCTCCACCAGAATGAGATCCTCAATTTAAAACAGGAGCTGgccagcatggaggagaaaatTGCCTATCAGTCCTACGAGCGAGCCCGGGACATCCAG GAGGCCCTGGAAGCGTGCCAGACCCGCATCTCCAagatggagctgcagcagcagcagcagcaagtggtGCAGCTGGAGGGGCTGGAGAACGCCACGGCCAGGAACCTGCTGGGGAAGTTCATCaacatcctcctggctgtcatgGCCGTCCTCCTTGTCTTCGTCTCCACTGTGGCCAACTGCGTCGTGCCCCTCATGAAGACTCGCAATAGGACGTTCAGCACTTTATTTATAGTGGTTTTCATTGCCTTTTTGTGGAAGCACTGGGACGCCATCACCGGCTACTTGGAACGGTTCTTGTCTCCCTCCAGATGA
- the TMCC1 gene encoding transmembrane and coiled-coil domains protein 1 isoform X9, translating to MEIERLEVSSLAQTSSAVASSTDGSINADSVDGTPDPQRTKVAITHLQQKILKLTEQIKIEQTARDDNVAEYLKLANNADKQQSARIKQVFEKKNQKSAQTILQLQKKLEHYHRKLREIEQNGIPRQPKDVFRDMHQGLKDVGAKVTGFSEGVVDSVKGGLSSFSQATHSAAGAVVSKPREIASLIRNKFGSADNIANLKDSLEEGQEDGTGGKTLGVIQNFQSSPKYGSEEDCSSATSGSVGANSTTGGPVGASSSKTNTLDMQSSGFDAILHEIQEIRETQARLEESFEDLKVRYQRDYSLIMQTLQEERYRCERLEEQLNDLTELHQNEILNLKQELASMEEKIAYQSYERARDIQEALEACQTRISKMELQQQQQQVVQLEGLENATARNLLGKFINILLAVMAVLLVFVSTVANCVVPLMKTRNRTFSTLFIVVFIAFLWKHWDAITGYLERFLSPSR from the exons ATCGAGCGGCTGGAAGTCAGCAGCCTCGCGCAGACCTCCAGTGCGGTGGCCTCGAGCACCGATGGCAGCATCAACGCGGACTCTGTGGATGGGACCCCAGACCCGCAGCGAACGAAAGTGGCTATCACACACCTGCAGCAGAAGATCCTGAAGTTGACTGAGCAGATCAAAATCGAACAAACGGCCCGCGATGACAACGTGGCAGAGTACCTGAAACTGGCCAACAATGCAGACAAGCAGCAGAGCGCCCGCATCAAGCAAGTgtttgagaagaaaaatcaaaagtcAGCCCAGACCATCTTGCAGCTGCAGAAGAAACTAGAACATTACCATCGAAAACTGCGAGAGATTGAGCAGAATGGGATCCCTCGGCAGCCGAAGGACGTCTTCAGGGATATGCATCAGGGTTTGAAAGATGTGGGAGCGAAAGTCACTGGCTTCAGCGAGGGCGTCGTAGACAGTGTAAAAGGGGGGCTTTCCAGCTTCTCCCAAGCCACGCATTCGGCAGCAGGAGCTGTGGTTTCCAAACCCCGGGAGATTGCCTCCCTCATAAGGAACAAATTTGGGAGCGCAGACAACATTGCTAATCTGAAAGACTCCCTGGAAGAAGGCCAGGAAGATGGGACAGGAGGCAAGACTCTAGGTGTTATTCAGAACTTCCAGTCAAGCCCAAAATATGGCAGTGAAGAGGATTGCTCCAGTGCCACGTCGGGCTCGGTGGGAGCCAACAGCACAACGGGGGGCCCTGTGGGAGCTTCTAGCTCCAAAACAAACACTCTGGATATGCAGAGCTCAGGGTTTGATGCAATACTGCATGAGATTCAAGAGATTCGGGAGACACAGGCAAGACTGGAAGAATCATTTGAGGACCTTAAGGTTCGCTATCAGCGGGATTACTCGTTAATAATGCAGACGCTACAGGAGGAGCGGTACAG ATGTGAAAGACTCGAAGAGCAGCTAAATGACCTGACGGAGCTCCACCAGAATGAGATCCTCAATTTAAAACAGGAGCTGgccagcatggaggagaaaatTGCCTATCAGTCCTACGAGCGAGCCCGGGACATCCAG GAGGCCCTGGAAGCGTGCCAGACCCGCATCTCCAagatggagctgcagcagcagcagcagcaagtggtGCAGCTGGAGGGGCTGGAGAACGCCACGGCCAGGAACCTGCTGGGGAAGTTCATCaacatcctcctggctgtcatgGCCGTCCTCCTTGTCTTCGTCTCCACTGTGGCCAACTGCGTCGTGCCCCTCATGAAGACTCGCAATAGGACGTTCAGCACTTTATTTATAGTGGTTTTCATTGCCTTTTTGTGGAAGCACTGGGACGCCATCACCGGCTACTTGGAACGGTTCTTGTCTCCCTCCAGATGA
- the TMCC1 gene encoding transmembrane and coiled-coil domains protein 1 isoform X8, producing MEVIFSLIERLEVSSLAQTSSAVASSTDGSINADSVDGTPDPQRTKVAITHLQQKILKLTEQIKIEQTARDDNVAEYLKLANNADKQQSARIKQVFEKKNQKSAQTILQLQKKLEHYHRKLREIEQNGIPRQPKDVFRDMHQGLKDVGAKVTGFSEGVVDSVKGGLSSFSQATHSAAGAVVSKPREIASLIRNKFGSADNIANLKDSLEEGQEDGTGGKTLGVIQNFQSSPKYGSEEDCSSATSGSVGANSTTGGPVGASSSKTNTLDMQSSGFDAILHEIQEIRETQARLEESFEDLKVRYQRDYSLIMQTLQEERYRCERLEEQLNDLTELHQNEILNLKQELASMEEKIAYQSYERARDIQEALEACQTRISKMELQQQQQQVVQLEGLENATARNLLGKFINILLAVMAVLLVFVSTVANCVVPLMKTRNRTFSTLFIVVFIAFLWKHWDAITGYLERFLSPSR from the exons ATCGAGCGGCTGGAAGTCAGCAGCCTCGCGCAGACCTCCAGTGCGGTGGCCTCGAGCACCGATGGCAGCATCAACGCGGACTCTGTGGATGGGACCCCAGACCCGCAGCGAACGAAAGTGGCTATCACACACCTGCAGCAGAAGATCCTGAAGTTGACTGAGCAGATCAAAATCGAACAAACGGCCCGCGATGACAACGTGGCAGAGTACCTGAAACTGGCCAACAATGCAGACAAGCAGCAGAGCGCCCGCATCAAGCAAGTgtttgagaagaaaaatcaaaagtcAGCCCAGACCATCTTGCAGCTGCAGAAGAAACTAGAACATTACCATCGAAAACTGCGAGAGATTGAGCAGAATGGGATCCCTCGGCAGCCGAAGGACGTCTTCAGGGATATGCATCAGGGTTTGAAAGATGTGGGAGCGAAAGTCACTGGCTTCAGCGAGGGCGTCGTAGACAGTGTAAAAGGGGGGCTTTCCAGCTTCTCCCAAGCCACGCATTCGGCAGCAGGAGCTGTGGTTTCCAAACCCCGGGAGATTGCCTCCCTCATAAGGAACAAATTTGGGAGCGCAGACAACATTGCTAATCTGAAAGACTCCCTGGAAGAAGGCCAGGAAGATGGGACAGGAGGCAAGACTCTAGGTGTTATTCAGAACTTCCAGTCAAGCCCAAAATATGGCAGTGAAGAGGATTGCTCCAGTGCCACGTCGGGCTCGGTGGGAGCCAACAGCACAACGGGGGGCCCTGTGGGAGCTTCTAGCTCCAAAACAAACACTCTGGATATGCAGAGCTCAGGGTTTGATGCAATACTGCATGAGATTCAAGAGATTCGGGAGACACAGGCAAGACTGGAAGAATCATTTGAGGACCTTAAGGTTCGCTATCAGCGGGATTACTCGTTAATAATGCAGACGCTACAGGAGGAGCGGTACAG ATGTGAAAGACTCGAAGAGCAGCTAAATGACCTGACGGAGCTCCACCAGAATGAGATCCTCAATTTAAAACAGGAGCTGgccagcatggaggagaaaatTGCCTATCAGTCCTACGAGCGAGCCCGGGACATCCAG GAGGCCCTGGAAGCGTGCCAGACCCGCATCTCCAagatggagctgcagcagcagcagcagcaagtggtGCAGCTGGAGGGGCTGGAGAACGCCACGGCCAGGAACCTGCTGGGGAAGTTCATCaacatcctcctggctgtcatgGCCGTCCTCCTTGTCTTCGTCTCCACTGTGGCCAACTGCGTCGTGCCCCTCATGAAGACTCGCAATAGGACGTTCAGCACTTTATTTATAGTGGTTTTCATTGCCTTTTTGTGGAAGCACTGGGACGCCATCACCGGCTACTTGGAACGGTTCTTGTCTCCCTCCAGATGA
- the TMCC1 gene encoding transmembrane and coiled-coil domains protein 1 isoform X4 has protein sequence MTVAPSVVVGLRLPRRRRSAIERLEVSSLAQTSSAVASSTDGSINADSVDGTPDPQRTKVAITHLQQKILKLTEQIKIEQTARDDNVAEYLKLANNADKQQSARIKQVFEKKNQKSAQTILQLQKKLEHYHRKLREIEQNGIPRQPKDVFRDMHQGLKDVGAKVTGFSEGVVDSVKGGLSSFSQATHSAAGAVVSKPREIASLIRNKFGSADNIANLKDSLEEGQEDGTGGKTLGVIQNFQSSPKYGSEEDCSSATSGSVGANSTTGGPVGASSSKTNTLDMQSSGFDAILHEIQEIRETQARLEESFEDLKVRYQRDYSLIMQTLQEERYRCERLEEQLNDLTELHQNEILNLKQELASMEEKIAYQSYERARDIQEALEACQTRISKMELQQQQQQVVQLEGLENATARNLLGKFINILLAVMAVLLVFVSTVANCVVPLMKTRNRTFSTLFIVVFIAFLWKHWDAITGYLERFLSPSR, from the exons ATGACGGTGGCGCCGAGCGTCGTCGTCGGTCTCCGCCTTCCGAGGCGCCGCCGGAGCGCG ATCGAGCGGCTGGAAGTCAGCAGCCTCGCGCAGACCTCCAGTGCGGTGGCCTCGAGCACCGATGGCAGCATCAACGCGGACTCTGTGGATGGGACCCCAGACCCGCAGCGAACGAAAGTGGCTATCACACACCTGCAGCAGAAGATCCTGAAGTTGACTGAGCAGATCAAAATCGAACAAACGGCCCGCGATGACAACGTGGCAGAGTACCTGAAACTGGCCAACAATGCAGACAAGCAGCAGAGCGCCCGCATCAAGCAAGTgtttgagaagaaaaatcaaaagtcAGCCCAGACCATCTTGCAGCTGCAGAAGAAACTAGAACATTACCATCGAAAACTGCGAGAGATTGAGCAGAATGGGATCCCTCGGCAGCCGAAGGACGTCTTCAGGGATATGCATCAGGGTTTGAAAGATGTGGGAGCGAAAGTCACTGGCTTCAGCGAGGGCGTCGTAGACAGTGTAAAAGGGGGGCTTTCCAGCTTCTCCCAAGCCACGCATTCGGCAGCAGGAGCTGTGGTTTCCAAACCCCGGGAGATTGCCTCCCTCATAAGGAACAAATTTGGGAGCGCAGACAACATTGCTAATCTGAAAGACTCCCTGGAAGAAGGCCAGGAAGATGGGACAGGAGGCAAGACTCTAGGTGTTATTCAGAACTTCCAGTCAAGCCCAAAATATGGCAGTGAAGAGGATTGCTCCAGTGCCACGTCGGGCTCGGTGGGAGCCAACAGCACAACGGGGGGCCCTGTGGGAGCTTCTAGCTCCAAAACAAACACTCTGGATATGCAGAGCTCAGGGTTTGATGCAATACTGCATGAGATTCAAGAGATTCGGGAGACACAGGCAAGACTGGAAGAATCATTTGAGGACCTTAAGGTTCGCTATCAGCGGGATTACTCGTTAATAATGCAGACGCTACAGGAGGAGCGGTACAG ATGTGAAAGACTCGAAGAGCAGCTAAATGACCTGACGGAGCTCCACCAGAATGAGATCCTCAATTTAAAACAGGAGCTGgccagcatggaggagaaaatTGCCTATCAGTCCTACGAGCGAGCCCGGGACATCCAG GAGGCCCTGGAAGCGTGCCAGACCCGCATCTCCAagatggagctgcagcagcagcagcagcaagtggtGCAGCTGGAGGGGCTGGAGAACGCCACGGCCAGGAACCTGCTGGGGAAGTTCATCaacatcctcctggctgtcatgGCCGTCCTCCTTGTCTTCGTCTCCACTGTGGCCAACTGCGTCGTGCCCCTCATGAAGACTCGCAATAGGACGTTCAGCACTTTATTTATAGTGGTTTTCATTGCCTTTTTGTGGAAGCACTGGGACGCCATCACCGGCTACTTGGAACGGTTCTTGTCTCCCTCCAGATGA
- the TMCC1 gene encoding transmembrane and coiled-coil domains protein 1 isoform X3 has product MCCERDFCEPVKIERLEVSSLAQTSSAVASSTDGSINADSVDGTPDPQRTKVAITHLQQKILKLTEQIKIEQTARDDNVAEYLKLANNADKQQSARIKQVFEKKNQKSAQTILQLQKKLEHYHRKLREIEQNGIPRQPKDVFRDMHQGLKDVGAKVTGFSEGVVDSVKGGLSSFSQATHSAAGAVVSKPREIASLIRNKFGSADNIANLKDSLEEGQEDGTGGKTLGVIQNFQSSPKYGSEEDCSSATSGSVGANSTTGGPVGASSSKTNTLDMQSSGFDAILHEIQEIRETQARLEESFEDLKVRYQRDYSLIMQTLQEERYRCERLEEQLNDLTELHQNEILNLKQELASMEEKIAYQSYERARDIQEALEACQTRISKMELQQQQQQVVQLEGLENATARNLLGKFINILLAVMAVLLVFVSTVANCVVPLMKTRNRTFSTLFIVVFIAFLWKHWDAITGYLERFLSPSR; this is encoded by the exons ATCGAGCGGCTGGAAGTCAGCAGCCTCGCGCAGACCTCCAGTGCGGTGGCCTCGAGCACCGATGGCAGCATCAACGCGGACTCTGTGGATGGGACCCCAGACCCGCAGCGAACGAAAGTGGCTATCACACACCTGCAGCAGAAGATCCTGAAGTTGACTGAGCAGATCAAAATCGAACAAACGGCCCGCGATGACAACGTGGCAGAGTACCTGAAACTGGCCAACAATGCAGACAAGCAGCAGAGCGCCCGCATCAAGCAAGTgtttgagaagaaaaatcaaaagtcAGCCCAGACCATCTTGCAGCTGCAGAAGAAACTAGAACATTACCATCGAAAACTGCGAGAGATTGAGCAGAATGGGATCCCTCGGCAGCCGAAGGACGTCTTCAGGGATATGCATCAGGGTTTGAAAGATGTGGGAGCGAAAGTCACTGGCTTCAGCGAGGGCGTCGTAGACAGTGTAAAAGGGGGGCTTTCCAGCTTCTCCCAAGCCACGCATTCGGCAGCAGGAGCTGTGGTTTCCAAACCCCGGGAGATTGCCTCCCTCATAAGGAACAAATTTGGGAGCGCAGACAACATTGCTAATCTGAAAGACTCCCTGGAAGAAGGCCAGGAAGATGGGACAGGAGGCAAGACTCTAGGTGTTATTCAGAACTTCCAGTCAAGCCCAAAATATGGCAGTGAAGAGGATTGCTCCAGTGCCACGTCGGGCTCGGTGGGAGCCAACAGCACAACGGGGGGCCCTGTGGGAGCTTCTAGCTCCAAAACAAACACTCTGGATATGCAGAGCTCAGGGTTTGATGCAATACTGCATGAGATTCAAGAGATTCGGGAGACACAGGCAAGACTGGAAGAATCATTTGAGGACCTTAAGGTTCGCTATCAGCGGGATTACTCGTTAATAATGCAGACGCTACAGGAGGAGCGGTACAG ATGTGAAAGACTCGAAGAGCAGCTAAATGACCTGACGGAGCTCCACCAGAATGAGATCCTCAATTTAAAACAGGAGCTGgccagcatggaggagaaaatTGCCTATCAGTCCTACGAGCGAGCCCGGGACATCCAG GAGGCCCTGGAAGCGTGCCAGACCCGCATCTCCAagatggagctgcagcagcagcagcagcaagtggtGCAGCTGGAGGGGCTGGAGAACGCCACGGCCAGGAACCTGCTGGGGAAGTTCATCaacatcctcctggctgtcatgGCCGTCCTCCTTGTCTTCGTCTCCACTGTGGCCAACTGCGTCGTGCCCCTCATGAAGACTCGCAATAGGACGTTCAGCACTTTATTTATAGTGGTTTTCATTGCCTTTTTGTGGAAGCACTGGGACGCCATCACCGGCTACTTGGAACGGTTCTTGTCTCCCTCCAGATGA